accttaaaaaaaatgtatgggcgtggatcagaaaacactccgtatctggtgtgaccaccatttgcctcatgcagcgtgacatctccttcacatagagttgatcaggctgttgattgtggcctgtggactGTTGTCCCACTtcacttcaatggctgtgcgaagttgcaggatattggcgggaactggaacacgctgccgTACACGTCGATTCAGagtatcccaaacatgctcaattggtgacatgtctggtgagtatgcagtccatggaagaactgggacattttcagcttcctggAATCGTGTACAGAATTTTGTCCTTGCGTCATGGtgcagtgcattatcatgctgaaacatgaggtgatggcagaggatgaatggcatgacaatggtcCTCAGGATgttgtcacagtatctctgtgcattcaaattgacattgataaaattgtattttgttgtctgtagcttatgcctgcccataccatgacCCCACTGCTACCATGGGGCGCTCTGTTCACAttgttgacatcagaaaacctcTCACAAACACCGTACACAtggtcaaattctctaaaatgactttgGAGGCTCTATATTGTAGATCAATTTACATTAAattctttggcaacagctctggaggacattcctgcagtctgcatgccaattgcacaccccctcaaaacatgagacatctgtggcattgtgttgtgtgacaaaactgcacattttagagtggcatttaaTTGTCCCCctaacaaggtgcacctgtgtaatgatcatgctttttaatcagcttcttgaaataccacacctgccaggtggatggattatcttggcaaattataaatgctcactaaaagggacataaacaaatttgtgcacaaatattgagagaaataaactttttgtgcgtatgaaaaaattctgggatctttttttccagtttatgaaacatgggaccaacactttacatgtagcatttatattgttgttcagtatatGAAACCAGACATGAATAATTTAACTAGTGTGTCTGGCGTTAAAGATTATTCTAGATTATGATAGATTATACATCCCTCGTAATCAGATATGAGGGATAGCTGCTCTTACATAACTTTGACTCAAAATGGCAATACCTGAAGCTCCTAATTAGGAGGGTTGCTGTTATACCTAAAGTGGCGAAGTGGGAAAGAAAAACTATTCACAAATATATCATCTCTGCCAGCGAACGGGGTATTGTTTGTGGTTAGAGGGCACTAGCTGGGTTGGCACTGTTGGTTGGTGTGGGAGCTGGCGGGGGAGGGGGATGGCGGTGCAGGCAACACTTTACAATTGCCTGGCAAGATTTGCCATGGGGCATTGTCCCTCCCATCGGTGGCAGATCAATCCTCACATCCTGTGAACCCTGTGTGCAACTGCAGCACAGGAAAACACagaacagtcactctgtgtgccggactgactgacagagagagatgtgcttTTGGGACCGGTGCAAAGGACTCAAACTCCATAGGGTCCCAATCCAATTGGGAAACATGATTCGCATCGAGAGGCAAAGAAAGTACCCCATACCATTAATATGTAAGTGCTTGTTTTTCTTTGCTTTgaaattgaaaatatatatatatatatatacattggcaagaaaaagtatgtgaaccctttggaaaaacctggatttctgcataaattagtcatagaatttgatctgatcttcatctaggtcacaacaatagacaaacacagtctgcttaaactaataacacacaaacaatgatgcgttttcatgtctttattgaacacgctgtgtaaacattcacagtgtagggtggaaaaagtatgtgaacccttggatgtaataactggttgaccctccttttgcagcaataacctcaaccaaacattttctgtagttgcatatcagacctgcacaatggtcagaagtaattttggaccattcttctttacaaaactgtttcagttcagcaatattcttgggatgtctggtgtgaactgctctcttgaggtcatgccacagcgtctcaatcaggttgaggtcagaaCTCCAGAAGACTTATTTTCTTCTGTTgtagccattctgttgttgatttacttctgtgttttgggtcgttgtcctgttgattCACCTAGATTCTGTTGAGCttggcagacagatagcctaatatcctcctgcaaaatgtcttgataaatttGGTAATTCATTTTTCtgttgatgatagcaagctgtctagaccctgaggcagcaaagcagccccaaaccatgatgctccctccaccatactttacagttgggatgaggttttgatgctggtgtgctgtgccttttttctccacacgtagtgttgtgtgttccttccaaacaactcaactgtagtttcatctgtccacataatattttgtcagtagcgctgtggaacatccaggtgcacttttgcaaacttcagacatgcagcaatgGTTTTTTtcgacagcagtggcttcttccgtggtgtcctcccatgaacaccattcttgtttagtgttttacgcaTCGTAGACTCGTcatcagagatgttagcatgttccagagatttctgtaagtctttagctgacactctaggattcttcttaacctcattgaacatctttgcaggacggctactcctagggagagtagcaacagtgcttaactttctccatttatagacaagtTGTCTTTCCGTGGACTGATGAACGTCAAAGCTTTTAGAGATGCTTTTGTAaacctttccagctttatgcaagtcaacaattcttaatcgtaggtcttctgagatttattttgttcgaggcatggttcacatcaggcaattcttcttgtgaatagcaaactcatattttgtgagtgttttttgtagggcaaggcagctctaaccaacatctccaatctcgtctcattgattggattcCAGGCTAGCTGACCTTCCACTACCCTGATCTTCCACTTCCCTGACCTTCCACTTCCCTGACCGTTCACTGCCCTGCCCTTTCACTGCCCCGACCTTCACTGCCCTGACATTCCACTACCCTGACCTTCCACTACCCTGACCTTCCACTACCCCTATAATATATGACCTTTCACTGCCCTGACCTTCCACTACCCCGACTTTCCACTACCCCGACCTTCCACTTCCATTATCTTTCACTTCCCTGACCTTTCACTTCCCTGACCTTTCACTGCCCTGACCTTCCACTACCCTGACCTTTCACTGCCCCACCTTCCACTTCCCTGACATTACACTAACCCCACCTTCCACTTCCCTGACCTTCCACTACCCTGACCTTTCACTGCCCCCACCTTCCACTTCCCTGACCTTTCACTGCCCCCACCTTCCACTTCCCTGACCTTTCACTGCCCCCACCGTCCACTACCCTGACCTTTCACTGGCCCCACCGTCCACTACCCTGACCTTTCACTGCCCCCATCTTCCACTACCCTGACCTTTGACTGCCCTGACCTTCCACTACCCTGACCTTTCACTGCCCCCACCTTCCACTTCCCTGACATTACACTAACCCCACCTTCCACTTCCCTGACCTTCCACTACCCTGACCTTTCACTGCCCCACCTTCCACTTCCCTGACATTACACTAACCCCACCTTCCACTTCCCTGACCTTCCACTACCCTGACCTTTCACTGCCCCCACCTTCCACTTCCCTGACCTTTCACTGCCCCCACCTTCCACTTCCCTGACCTTTCACTGCCCCCACCGTCCACTACCCTGACCTTTCACTGCCCCCATCTTCCACTACCCTGACATTACACTAACCCCACCTTCCACTTCCCTGACCTTCCACTACCCTGACCTTTCACTGCCCCCACCTTCCACTACCCTGATCTTCCACTGCCCCCACCTTCCACTACCCCCATCTTCCACTACCCTGACCTTTCACTGCCCCCACCTCCACTACCCTGACCTTTCACTGCCTTCACTTTCCACTACCTTGACCTTTCACTGCCCTCACCTTCCACTACCCTGACCTTTCACTGCCCTCACCTTCCACTACCCTGACTTTTCACTGCCCCCACCTTCCACTACCCTGACCTTTCACTACCCTCACTTTCCACTACCCTGACCTTTCACTGCCCCCACCTTCCACTACCCTGACCTTTCACTGCCCCCACCGTCCACTTCCCTGACCTTTCACTGGCCCCACCGTCCACTACCCTGACCTTTCACTGCCCCCATCTTCCACTACCCTGACCTTTCACTGCCCCCACCTTCCACTACCCTGACCTTTCACTGCCCCCACCTTCCACTACCCTGATCTTTCACTGCCCCCACCTTCCACTACCCTGATCTTTCACTGCCCCTACCTTCCACTACCCTGACCTTTCACTGCCCCCACCTCCACTACCCTGACCTTCCACTACCCTGACCTTTCACTGCCCTCACTTTCCACTACCTTGACCTTTCACTGCCCTCACCTTCCACTACCCTGACTTTTCATTGCCCCCACCTTCCACTACCCTGACCTTTCACTACCCTCACTTTCCACTACCCTGACCTTTCACTGCCCCCACCTTCCACTTCCCTGACCTTCCACTACCCTGACCTTTCACTGCCCCCACCTTTCACTGCCCCCACCTTCCACTGCCCTGACCTTCCACTGATCTGACCTTCCACTGCCTCCACCTTCCACTACCCTGACCTTTCACTGCCCCCACCTTTCACTGCCCCCAACTTCCACTACTCTGATCTTCCACTGCCCCGACCTTCCACTTCCCTGTCCTTCCACTGTCCTCAACTTCCACTGCCACCACTTTCCACTGCCTTGATATTCCACTGCCTTGACCTTCCACTAACCCCACCTTCCACTGCCATGATTTTCCACTTCCCTGACCTTCCACTGCTCTGACCTTCCACTGACCCTACCTTCCACTGACATGATTTTCCACTTCCCTGACCTTCCACTGCCCTGATATTCCACTGCCCCCACCTTCTTCCACTGCCCTGATCTTCCACTGCCCCCACCTTCTTCCACTGCCCTGATCTTCCACTGCCCCCACCTTCCACTGCCCTGATTTTCCACTGCCCCCACCTTCCACTTCCCTGACCTTCCACTGCCCTGAACTTCCACTGCCCTGACCTTCCACTGCCCTGACCTTCCACTGCCCTGACTTTCCACTTCCCTGAACTTCCACTGCCCTGACCTTCCACTGCCTTGACCTTCCACTGCCCTGATCTTCCACTGCCCCCACCTTCCACTGCCCTGATCTTCCACTGTCCTCAACTTCCACTGCCCTGACCTTCCACTGCCCTGATCTTCCACTGCCCTGACTTTCCACTTCCCTGACCTTCCACTGCCCTGACCTTCCACTGCCTTGACCTTCCACTGCCCTGATCTTCCACTGCCCCCACCTTCCACTGCCCTGATCTTCCACTGTCCTCAACTTCCACTGCCCTGACCTTCCACTGCCTTGACCTTCCACTGCCCTGATCTTCCACTGCCCCCACTTTCCACTGCCCTGATCTTCCACTGTCCTCAACTTCCACTGCCCTGATCTTCCACTGCCTTGACCTTCCACTGCCCTGACCTTCCACTGTCCTCAACTTCTGCTGCCCCCACCTTCCACTGTCCTGATCTTCCACTGTCCTCAACTTCCACTGTCCTCAACTTCCACTGCCCCCACCTTCCACTGCCCCATCTTCCACTGTCCTCAACTTCCACTGCCTTGACCTTCCACTGCCTTGACCTTCCACTGCCCTGACTTTCCACTGCCCCCACCTCCCAAAGCCCCACCGTCCACTACCCATACCTTCCACTGCCCTGGCCTTGAACTGCCCCCACCATCCACTGCCCTGACTTTCCACTGCCCTGACCTTCCACTGTCCTCAACTTCCACTGCCCCCACCTTCCACTGTCCTGATCTTCCACTGTCCTCAACTTCCACTGTCCTGATCTTCCACTGTCCTCAACTTCCACTGCCCCCATCTTCCACTGCCCCCATCTTCCACTGTCCTCAACTTCCACTGCCCTGACCTTCCACTGCCTTGACCTTCCACTGCCCCTACCTTCCACTGCCCTGACTTTCCACTGCCCCCACCTTCCACTTCCCTGAGCTTCCACTGCCCCGAACATCCACTGCCTCAACATTCCAATGCCCTGACATTCCACTGCCCCGACCTTCCATGGCTGACATTCCACTGCCCACCTTCGACTGTCCTTACCTTCCACTACCCCCCACTTTCTACTGCCCCACCTTGCACTGTCCTTACCTTCCACTGCCCCCACCTTCCACTGCCCCGAACTTCCAGTGACCCGACCTTCCATGGCTGACATTCCACTGCCCTATCCTTCCACTGCCCTATCCTTCCACTGCCCCCCACTTTCCACTGCCCCACCTTGCACTGTCCTTACCTTCCACTGCCCCCATCTTCCACTGCCCCGAACTTCCATTGCCTGAACTTCAACGGCTAACTTTCCACTGCCCTGACCTTCCACTGCCCCCTACCTTACACTGCCATGACCTTACACTGCCCCCATCTTCCAAGCCCTGACCTTCCACTACCCTGACATTCCACTGACCCCCCACCTTCCACTGCCCTATCATTCCACTTCCCTGACCTTCCACTGCCCTATCCTTCCACTGCCCTATCCTTCCACTGTGCTGACCTTCCACTGTGCTGACCTTCCACTGCCCTATCCTTCCACTGCCCTATCATTCCACTGTGCTGACCTTCCACTGCCCTATCATTCCACTGTGCTGACCTTCCACTGCCCTATCCTTCCACTGCCCTATCATTCCACTGCCCTATCCTTCCACTGCCCTATCATTCCACTGCCCTATCCTTCCACTGCCCTATCCTTCCACTGCCCTATCCTTCCACTGTGCTGACCTTCCACTGCCCTATCCTTCCACTGCCCTATCATTCCACTGCCCTATCCTTCCACTGCCCTATCATTCCACTGCCCTATCCTTCCACTGCCCTATCCTTCCACTGCCCTATCCTTCCACTGCCCTATCATTCCACTGTGCTGACCTTCCACTGCCCTATTCTTCCACTGCCCTATCCTTCCACTGCCCTATCATTCCACTGTGCTGACCTTCCACTGCCCTATTCTTCCACTACCCACCATCCATTGCATGATGATTATAAACATTGTATGTTTTCAATTGTAGTTATAAACTAACTGTTAACAGAAAATAAATGCATAATAaatccctctggtctctctctctccagtgtgagGACATGTTGCAGTAGAGACCAGTGAGCTGTGAGACCATGGGGGACTGGAACCTGCTGGGCAGCATCTTGGAGGAAGTACATGTCCACTCCACCATCGTAGGGAAGATCTGGCTCACCATCCTCCTCATCTTCCGCATGCTGGTGCTGGGAGTGGCGGCCGAGGACGTGTGGAACGATGAGCAGAGCGAATTCATCTGCAACACGGACCAGCCGGGCTGCAAGACCGTCTGTTACGACCAGGCCTTCCCCATCTCCCTCATCCGCTTTTGGGTCCTGCAGGTCATCTTCGTGTCCTCACCTTCCCTCGTCTACATGGGCCACGCGCTCTACCGCCTGCGCGCCCTGGAGAAGGAGAGGCACCGGCGGAAGGTCCAGCTGAAGGCAGAGCTGGGGGAGATGGAGGCGCTGGTGGAGGAGCACAAGCTCATTGAGAAGGAGTTGAAGAGGCTGGAGGAGCAGAGGAAGGTGAAGAAGGCTCCACTGAGAGGGTCCCTGCTGCGGACGTACGTCATCCATATCCTAACACGCTCCGTGGTGGAGGTGGGCTTCATCATGGGCCAGTATATCCTGTATGGCATCGGACTGGAGCCTTTGTATAAATGCGAGAGAATGCCTTGCCCCAACAGTGTGGACTGTTACGTGTCCAGACCCACGGAGAAAACAGTGTTCATGGTGTTCATGATCGTCATTGCCGGGGTGTCTCTCTTCCTGAACCTAATGGAGATTTCCCACCTGGGCATCAGGAAAATCAAACAGACTCTGAAGGGAGACAAGTACCCAGCAGACAATGACAATTTGATTTACAAGCTGAAGAAGAATGCGACGATACAGCATCTGTGTGTGATGAGGAACCTGTCTCCTCACAACGGGCCGCTGACTCAGACCATCTTCAAAGTAATTCCTGAGAAGGACCTGGACCCAATGGACCCACCTCCCCACTACATACCTAACCATGAGGTGCCCAGGCACAACAGCATGGCTCCAGGCCATTATCTTGCCAACTGCACTGGCCTCCAGCCTCATCAGCaataccagcagcagcagcagcagcttcaACAATGTGAGCCCAGCCAGGGGATGATCCAGACCCTGCACCTCCAGGGAGCCCCAGAGAAACAAACCAACGTCATGGTGGACCAGCTCCCTCGAGCCAATAGAGGAGCTGTCTTGAATGGGGATAGTGGGCCCAGGAACCTGCAGGGCCAGTCGATCCATGAGGACCCCAACTTACACCCCCAAGACCACTACCAGCCCAGCCACATGGAAGTAGTGTCTATGGCAACGCACAGACCCAGCATCATGACAACACACAGACCCAGCTTGGCTCTGAGGGACAcagacctggaggaggagaggagggactcCATGGGCAGCGACTTCATCTTCCCCAACCCAGGAAGGAAGCAAAGCTTCAAATGTCGTATGCCCTCTGAGAGCATGTCAACCATCAGTGATTACAGTAGCAACTCTCCACGGAGCTCAGATTCCGAGCTTGGCGACATGGTGGACATGCCAATGATGCCACCCCCTGGAAGGAGAATGTCAATGGCAAGTAGATCCAAGAGACAGGCAGCATCTGACCTGGTGGGGGAAGATTTCACCACTGTAACTAGGAGAaacagtgaaagagagaagaagggagacagGGAATGCTAACGCTGTGAATATTTTGTCTAAATTTGCCCAGTAAAGCTGCAATAGATACCTTTTTAGAGACTGCATACATCTTTTTGAAATCTTGCAGATAGAAAGTCATGATGACAAGTGTCAATGTGTTATCTAGCCTCTCTCAATcccacatgttctctctctttcagagTGTATTCTTGGACATCTCCTCTATCATGAAAAAGTGAAGAGGGACGAGAGCAAAAATAGACCCAGGAGTTGCCTACGAGTGAAACAACGCACAGGAGATAAATAGCACTGCGCCCATCATTGATTGGCTCTCCAGATTAAATTGGGCCAAAAACAGCCACCAACCCATGCCAAGTCACATGTGGTCATAGGCAGTGCTGTTTCCCCAGTGTATTTTAaattcaaagcacttcattaaAATGCCTACAATCTCCAAATGAGTGACATTGTATGTGGTTGATTGTGGCAGAAAAGGGAAAATGATTGTGCACATCAAGAGGAACGTGTGAAGTGTGAGCACTTAAAATTGTTGTGATAAATGAATGTTGGTGAGTATGTAAACCATGGAAAATGTCATCTTGTCCCTGGAAAAACTTTTATATgcttatataatataataataatatatgccatttagcagacgcttttatccaaagcgacttacagtcatgtgtgcatacattctacgtatttttacaaacgccatgctctaccaactgagctacacataGAGCATTCAATTTTATAAACCTATTATTTAGTTTGAACTTTTTTAagttaaacattcaacaatagatTATTATGAGTGTGTAGTTGTTTGATATACAATCTTAATTCATGACattaaattcttatttactaaAACTGAAAATCACTTTTTGTCATCGTCTTTGATGGGTTATTTTTGAGATATATCATAATTTtacagtaaaaaataaacaaagaaTTGGCGCATGCTATTTGTTTTAATCCATAAACAGAAATTGCGTCTTGACAAAAAGTTTTCTTCCAAAACATGTGCATGTAAAATTAACAAAAACAACAGTTACATAATATTTACAATATGACGAACTCAGGCAATTTGAACATTATAAGCTAAAAAGGGAAAAGTGAAACAGCTGATCTGTCGTCTTGCAGTTTACTCAAATTACACATAAAAAATATCTCACCAAAAATCTACAAATACAATAATAACCATAGAAACAAAACCACACACAACATATTCCAACTGTACAGTCCTTGACCCAAAATGAGAGGTATGCAGAATTGCAGGTAGATAAGTGTAAGAGTCCAAAATGTTCATGAGGCAGAACCTCTGCATACACtcaggctgggattcaatcaaACCTGCACTGTGGAAAAATAACATTGTTAATGCACATTAAGAGATTTTGCGATTACGTTTTTTCCCCCAACAAGTAAACATTGTGGTTGTACTGAAATCAGTCATTTCTTTCATGGTACGGACAGAACGTTATTTTTCCACAGTATGGTTTTAAATTGACACCTTCCCTACCCTTTCACATGAGTTTGGCCTTTGAAACCTCTAAGGCAAGACTTGGAGCTGCATTTGTCAAACATACGTTTAAAATCTTGTGTGAACCCTAGTGTTCCATTTTAAAAACAGTTAAAAACCCAAACTTATCGATCCAATGATGCAAagtctcttgtcatggaaaaatcCTTAAAAAACACAAACACGTTACACAGACTTTTGTAAACACTTAACCTCTTTAAACGTTTTGCTTAATTTGTACTAAATAAGGACATTGTGAATCATAAAACACAAAAGACTTGTCTTTCATCCAAATTGTCAGTAAAAACAACAACCATTAAAAATCACAAGAATCAATGTTAGGAAATTTACAGGCCTACATTTTGTGCCAACAAATCATCCCCACAGAAACATTGTCAAAATAAATAACTGAacatgtttatatttatttatcaaaTTCAAAAATATCAAAATGGGGTGATCGGTATATTCAGTGTACTCAGAGTAACAGTACATTCTGTGGAGCTCTGTCATTGGTACTTCATACTTTGAGAAAAACTAAAAGATATCAATTGAAATTCCCAGAATGTGACATTGGAAAGTTCCTAGAGAaaacaaagaaaccactaatctACCCATGACACATGCTACAGAACGATCTTCCACAATGGAATCATTTGGCATTATCATGGACCAACAACTATCTAAGCATCTCTTTGAATtagtattcaacatttcacttgATAATACACCATTAGGAATACTGGACAAGTTTAGAGGATAAATTGCACTCTTATATTTAAGCATTATCAAACCAGGAATATGTGGTGACTTCCACTTGCACCCCAATTCTTTAATACATCTGATTTACACTAAATGTAATGGGAAATAACCTCAGaacaaaatattacattttcaccACATGTAGGACAGTACATTTCTACCCCTAAAATAGTAATATGGTTTAGATAAGAATGTTAGTCTTTGACACTTATATTTGTTGAATATAATTTAAGTAAGTACTTGACTTGGGAGTTTTTCATTTCTAAGTGCCAATGTCAAAGCATTTGCTAGTGTAAATGCATTGTTAGTGTAAATTAGATGACCTCTTGAAGGTGCTGAACGGTGCAATACGATTTTGTTTTTCTTCTATTTCCCACTTTAGCTACAGTATGTTgattcctttctttctttcaccATAGATGCTACTGTGTGTTAAAGGCAAAAGAGGAATGTACATAAACAATGCAGGAAAAAGAAAGTGAGAAATTAGAACTGAAGGAAACGTTGCATATGAGAGTTCATTCTACTCTCAGCTGTAGAGAAGAACTCTTCAGATGTACAATTTGAAATGAATAGCtttttacagagacattattgaACATTATTAAACATTCAGAGGAATTCCTGAGTTTATACTCCcatgatgggagagagggagggagggagagacagaaatagagagagaaagagagctgccAGAGCAATGTTGTATGGAGTTCGATAACTCCAAAATACCTGTTTAAAAGTATTGCTGATAAGACAACTGTAGTGTCATCCTTTAAAAAACACAGAGAGCAAATGTACTTCAAAATGTATACAAATCAAGGTAGAGATGTGTGTCATAATAACAAAAACACACCCTGTTACTAGCTATTCATTTTCCGTTGCTAGCTAGATACAGTCCTGTCTGGGCTGTTCTCCTGTTGTACATTTCTCAGTCATCTCCTGAGAGAAATCCACCAAAACAGTAGGGCTACACACACCCGTAGACGCTCCAGGCTCCAGGGAAGACTCAGGGTCCTCCTGCCCTAGGTCAGACACATCTATCTCGCCACTGCCCTGCCGCCCCGGCCCAGCGCCAACGGCTCTCTCCATGGGGCTTTCAGAGGGGCAGGGGGACTTGACATGGCTGCCCTCTGAGGTGGGGGAGCGTGGGTTGGAGGTGAGGTCGATGCTGGCCGTGATGGAGATGCTGTTGGTAGTGGCAGTAGGATCTCTGGACCTGTGTGTAGGGAGCAGAGCGTGGGTCTTCTCGTGGTTCCCCTGTGCCTCCTTGCACACCTCCTGGGACACAGCCTGGGACAGGTAGGAGAGGTTCTGCCATAGCTCACCCATACACACCTTCAGCTGGTTTCTCTCACTCAGCAGCTTGTCCTTGTCATGCACCTGCAAGGACACACATGCAGTACATGACTGTTACGGGTACACtgagaatacacacacaccttacacacattgaatacacacacaccttacacacattgaatacacacacaccttacacacattgaatacacacacaccttacacacattgaatacacacacaccttacacacattgaatacacacacaccttacacacaTTGAATACACACATAGCTTACACACATTGAATACACACATAGCTTACACACATTGAATACACACATAGCTTACACACattgaatacacacacaccttacacacattgaatacacacacaccttacacacattgaatacacacacaccttacacacaTTGAATACACACATAGCTTACACACATTGAATACACACATAGCTTACACACATTGAATACACACATAGCTTACACACATTGAATACACACATAGCTTACACACattgaatacacacacaccttacacacattgaatacacacacaccttacacacaTTGAATACACACATAGCTTACACACATTGAATACACACATAGCTTACACACATAGCTTACACACattgaatacacacacaccttacacacattg
This sequence is a window from Oncorhynchus gorbuscha isolate QuinsamMale2020 ecotype Even-year linkage group LG17, OgorEven_v1.0, whole genome shotgun sequence. Protein-coding genes within it:
- the LOC124002110 gene encoding gap junction alpha-2 protein-like — its product is MGDWNLLGSILEEVHVHSTIVGKIWLTILLIFRMLVLGVAAEDVWNDEQSEFICNTDQPGCKTVCYDQAFPISLIRFWVLQVIFVSSPSLVYMGHALYRLRALEKERHRRKVQLKAELGEMEALVEEHKLIEKELKRLEEQRKVKKAPLRGSLLRTYVIHILTRSVVEVGFIMGQYILYGIGLEPLYKCERMPCPNSVDCYVSRPTEKTVFMVFMIVIAGVSLFLNLMEISHLGIRKIKQTLKGDKYPADNDNLIYKLKKNATIQHLCVMRNLSPHNGPLTQTIFKVIPEKDLDPMDPPPHYIPNHEVPRHNSMAPGHYLANCTGLQPHQQYQQQQQQLQQCEPSQGMIQTLHLQGAPEKQTNVMVDQLPRANRGAVLNGDSGPRNLQGQSIHEDPNLHPQDHYQPSHMEVVSMATHRPSIMTTHRPSLALRDTDLEEERRDSMGSDFIFPNPGRKQSFKCRMPSESMSTISDYSSNSPRSSDSELGDMVDMPMMPPPGRRMSMSVFLDISSIMKK